In Achromobacter spanius, the following proteins share a genomic window:
- a CDS encoding DEAD/DEAH box helicase, with protein MVLNNNLKDYQEKLLDALSGFLARTRELKSPASAFAESTAAFFGHTLQYHPLPGVDDVPYVCLRVPTGGGKTRIAGQSIKRVNESFLATDHSVILWLVPSDPIREQTLYALKTKGELLHADMRELFGSVHVLDIDEALYAQPATLNTGNTIIVATMQSFKRDTADGLRVYRQNGALMPHFEGASSAQKGDCSLLDVIRLRRPYIIVDEAHNQGTPLAVDTLIRLNPSCILELTATPDRASQPSNVLRSVSAATLQAENMLKLPLELAIHPEWRVSLTEAIARLRQLEKAAAEEQQLTGEVISPVVMLIQAERKVQDRETFTPDRVRQHLIDDFNIPADSIAIATGALDELSGKKLGDPDYPQFIITVDKLREGWDCPYAYVLFSFRNTTSATAVEQVLGRVLRMPHVSRKQQEALNRSYAYVVSNELAATVQNLKDGLVQSGFERLETKDLIRTQDEDNGELGGLFANELDLTIPLPEVGDTVAMPDEDAIAALPKSVRDKVELSPEAGTLTVKGSVTAAQLKQIAETFKQPDVAKSVREQLDTQMAVRAAPPARQKTPAELGQSASVPLLTFNQLGFFDVFDETPLLDADWEIDEFDCKLTEAEFAHDVEAMRRASLSISQLERIECDVYDRLDSQFALFGHEQGWEATDLVHWLDRNIYFPYADGPQKAAWLNAAVTYLMESRSFTLDELAYRKFRLRGALERKMVAGLKLAKQRVFEDLLGDDSRFEIRDEHAVVFEQGRYAYDIPYAGFIPLKRHFFPVIGNLKAKGEEFECAEFIANQLADVEWWVRNVEKKPTSFWLQTASDKFYPDFVVKMKSGVFLAVEYKGDHIADGSDSKEKKRIGELWARRSGGRCRFAWVENKNWQAIKDALL; from the coding sequence ATGGTTCTAAATAATAACCTCAAGGATTATCAAGAGAAGCTCCTAGATGCCTTATCAGGTTTTTTGGCTCGCACTCGGGAGCTCAAGAGTCCTGCGTCTGCATTCGCTGAGAGTACTGCTGCTTTCTTCGGCCATACGTTGCAATACCATCCACTTCCCGGGGTGGATGACGTGCCTTACGTATGTTTGCGCGTGCCCACAGGCGGGGGTAAGACTCGCATTGCGGGCCAGTCGATCAAACGCGTCAACGAATCGTTTTTGGCCACCGATCACTCGGTGATACTTTGGCTGGTGCCATCAGACCCAATTCGTGAGCAAACGCTGTATGCCCTAAAAACCAAGGGGGAGCTGCTGCATGCGGACATGCGGGAGCTTTTTGGCTCAGTTCACGTCCTTGACATTGACGAGGCGCTGTACGCCCAGCCAGCCACACTCAATACCGGCAACACCATCATCGTTGCGACGATGCAGAGCTTTAAGCGCGACACGGCTGATGGGCTTCGAGTGTACCGGCAGAACGGAGCGTTGATGCCTCATTTTGAGGGTGCCTCCAGTGCGCAAAAAGGGGACTGCTCACTCCTTGATGTGATTCGACTACGGCGTCCTTACATCATCGTGGACGAGGCCCATAACCAGGGAACACCGCTTGCGGTCGATACCCTGATTCGGTTGAATCCCTCGTGCATCCTTGAGCTCACCGCAACCCCAGACCGCGCAAGCCAGCCATCCAACGTGTTGCGCAGCGTTTCCGCCGCAACCCTTCAAGCCGAGAACATGCTGAAGCTGCCGTTGGAGCTGGCAATCCATCCGGAATGGCGTGTCTCCTTGACTGAGGCGATCGCTCGCTTGCGACAGCTTGAGAAGGCGGCAGCGGAGGAACAACAGCTCACTGGCGAAGTCATCAGCCCAGTAGTGATGTTGATCCAGGCTGAGCGCAAAGTTCAAGATCGCGAAACCTTCACGCCGGATCGGGTGCGTCAGCACCTCATAGACGATTTCAACATTCCGGCTGACTCGATTGCCATTGCGACCGGCGCTTTGGATGAACTGAGCGGCAAAAAGCTTGGCGACCCGGATTATCCGCAGTTCATAATCACGGTAGATAAGCTGCGTGAAGGGTGGGACTGCCCCTACGCCTACGTCCTGTTCTCGTTCCGAAATACGACATCGGCCACTGCGGTCGAGCAAGTGCTGGGACGCGTACTGCGGATGCCGCACGTGTCCAGGAAGCAGCAAGAGGCCCTGAATCGAAGCTATGCCTACGTAGTTTCGAACGAACTTGCTGCCACCGTTCAGAACCTCAAGGATGGTCTCGTGCAGAGCGGGTTCGAGCGGCTCGAAACCAAAGATCTGATTCGCACCCAGGATGAGGATAATGGGGAGCTTGGAGGCCTGTTCGCTAACGAGCTCGACCTCACTATTCCCTTACCGGAGGTCGGCGATACGGTTGCGATGCCCGACGAGGACGCGATTGCGGCATTGCCGAAATCAGTGCGAGACAAGGTGGAGCTATCCCCGGAAGCTGGCACCTTGACGGTGAAAGGATCGGTGACGGCCGCCCAGCTCAAGCAAATTGCGGAAACCTTCAAGCAGCCCGATGTGGCCAAATCAGTTCGGGAGCAATTGGATACTCAGATGGCTGTGAGAGCGGCGCCGCCTGCTCGCCAGAAGACCCCAGCGGAACTTGGCCAGTCTGCCTCTGTACCTCTTTTGACGTTCAACCAGCTAGGTTTCTTTGACGTTTTCGATGAGACGCCGCTTCTTGACGCGGACTGGGAGATTGACGAGTTCGACTGCAAGCTGACCGAAGCCGAGTTTGCTCATGACGTAGAGGCGATGCGCCGCGCGTCCTTGAGCATTTCCCAGCTTGAGAGGATTGAGTGCGATGTCTATGACCGGCTGGATAGCCAGTTCGCGCTGTTCGGGCATGAACAAGGCTGGGAAGCTACCGATCTGGTGCATTGGCTGGATCGGAACATCTATTTCCCCTATGCAGATGGCCCTCAGAAAGCGGCCTGGCTGAATGCAGCGGTGACCTACTTGATGGAGTCGCGCAGCTTCACATTGGACGAACTGGCGTACCGCAAATTCCGACTCAGAGGTGCCTTGGAGCGCAAAATGGTCGCCGGGCTGAAGCTCGCGAAACAGAGGGTCTTTGAGGATTTGCTGGGAGACGATAGCCGGTTTGAGATCCGAGATGAGCACGCAGTGGTGTTCGAGCAGGGCCGGTACGCCTACGACATTCCTTACGCCGGATTTATTCCCTTGAAGCGCCATTTCTTCCCGGTCATCGGGAATCTAAAGGCCAAGGGCGAAGAGTTTGAGTGTGCCGAGTTCATCGCCAACCAACTTGCAGATGTCGAATGGTGGGTACGGAACGTCGAGAAGAAGCCAACCTCTTTCTGGTTGCAGACCGCGTCGGACAAGTTCTATCCAGACTTCGTTGTGAAAATGAAGTCTGGGGTATTCCTCGCTGTTGAGTACAAGGGCGACCATATTGCGGACGGCTCCGATAGCAAGGAGAAAAAGCGGATCGGGGAGCTTTGGGCAAGGCGCAGTGGAGGTCGTTGCCGTTTTGCCTGGGTAGAGAACAAGAACTGGCAGGCGATTAAAGACGCTTTGCTCTGA
- a CDS encoding HamA C-terminal domain-containing protein: protein MEGDNKEFEAVSACANAESSAAGESSFSLLEAALTRLARGDKTTLSALLHDVESHAIVEGTMVTAHCHCLKLDGNGRPRIADLVAGIAEHVLDYAIPRSQIREASEEFVRTKSTQKLVRLTNEAKELFTDLAQSGEGGELLLFILAEKILRLPQLICKMSLKTNARMHFHGADGLHAGVDSATGKLLLYWGESKIYGDITSAVRECLASVAPMLTEHSASQRDLHLLQRHADLDDSQLEDALKKFLDPDSESFNSLEFRGLCLVGFDCDVYPQGPSTAVASELAKQIAATLPTWKEHVKKRIDEESLGAFSMHFLFVPFPSAEDFRQLLRKQLGLQPQGELNGAKSSTPSKKEARPKKGRREVLTPEMPVNPPRTPKQRRTPSGTA from the coding sequence GTGGAAGGGGATAACAAAGAGTTTGAAGCTGTATCGGCGTGTGCTAATGCGGAATCAAGTGCGGCCGGGGAGTCTTCGTTCTCGCTACTCGAGGCGGCGCTGACTCGCCTCGCTCGAGGGGACAAGACTACACTTTCTGCGCTTCTGCACGACGTGGAAAGTCATGCAATTGTCGAGGGGACAATGGTAACAGCCCACTGCCACTGTCTTAAACTCGACGGCAATGGGCGACCTCGAATTGCTGATTTGGTTGCGGGTATTGCGGAACATGTTCTTGATTACGCCATCCCTAGATCTCAAATCCGCGAAGCTAGCGAGGAGTTTGTTCGAACCAAGTCTACTCAGAAGCTTGTTCGCCTGACGAATGAGGCCAAAGAGCTGTTCACCGATCTTGCACAGAGTGGAGAAGGAGGAGAACTGCTTCTTTTTATTCTTGCTGAAAAAATTCTTCGACTGCCCCAGCTCATTTGCAAGATGAGCCTCAAGACGAATGCCAGGATGCACTTTCACGGCGCTGATGGATTGCATGCGGGTGTCGATTCGGCTACCGGGAAACTACTGCTTTACTGGGGGGAATCGAAAATATACGGAGACATCACCAGTGCGGTCCGTGAGTGCCTGGCTTCAGTTGCTCCAATGCTTACTGAGCATTCCGCTAGTCAACGGGATCTCCATCTACTCCAGAGGCATGCCGATCTCGATGATTCACAACTGGAGGACGCTCTTAAGAAGTTTCTTGATCCCGACTCGGAAAGCTTCAATTCGCTCGAATTCAGAGGGCTATGCCTCGTTGGTTTTGACTGTGATGTTTATCCACAAGGCCCGTCTACGGCAGTAGCCAGTGAGCTCGCAAAGCAAATTGCCGCAACGCTTCCAACTTGGAAGGAGCATGTAAAGAAGCGAATTGATGAAGAGAGTCTAGGGGCTTTTTCAATGCACTTCTTGTTCGTACCATTTCCTTCAGCTGAAGACTTCAGGCAGCTGCTCCGCAAGCAACTCGGATTGCAGCCCCAAGGCGAATTGAACGGCGCCAAGAGTTCAACGCCTTCTAAGAAAGAGGCCAGGCCAAAGAAAGGTCGCAGAGAGGTGCTGACCCCAGAGATGCCGGTTAATCCACCACGGACACCAAAGCAGAGGAGGACTCCGAGTGGCACTGCGTGA
- a CDS encoding DEAD/DEAH box helicase, whose translation MALRDLGSWLLEVPGFLRQSDNVVIDSACDELGLRFTRCEEHRDITHDWGYLLLAASFLAQSEKGASQIAALLIAQACLCNENPTEVQRDSAALILDTLANHPAIELAVQRNLLRPLFQSRLPGVARLDYFRRTYEQSITVQNEKSLRVNAFQKRLWEEVQSHDWVSVSAPTSAGKSFILARWICDLMRSFSVGTVVYLVPTRALISQVERDLRNLLASEGLGEVSVSALPLFKADDRADFIKRRVFVFTQERLHILLSIQPELTVQALIVDEAHKVGDRQRGVLLQDVIERLSSTSPAIRVLFASPMTSNPELLMADAREGTSKKSVTSEYATVIQNLFWVTQRLYKPKVWDVSLCMADRSVLLGEIELSSRPSAESKRLSFLAHAVGGDSQGNVVYVNGAADAEKAAGQLYDLIGTDVEGDSKKDLQALIELAQHGVHKKFSLVTCLRRGVAFHYGNMPLLIREEIERLFSVGTIKYLVCTSTLIEGVNMACRNVFMRGPTKGRGHPLSSEDFWNLAGRAGRWGKEFQGNIFCIDPDRKDLWGEDGPPRKRTRQPIQRTTDVVLSDPAELIEFIRERAPLDKAKRHPELEYVFSYLAGAHVRYEGLRNAPWSDRYPPDTLDQLAETVKQAVHGLAIWPEIISRNPGISPFALDELLQYFRERQGDVEELLPADPSSNDAAKVYAAIFGRLCRRACPNLGPEGGRAFMLALLVTRWMRGFPLARLIEERINYLKSKGNLPSDATEIRSVMNEVEQIARFEAPRGLSCYCDVLKQHLLEIGREDLIEQLPQFNVFLELGVSQQTQISLIGIGLSRTSTIAVSELITADTLSESEVLQWLIDNEELWRNFSLPALVKKEIERVLAQRNFAT comes from the coding sequence GTGGCACTGCGTGATCTTGGAAGTTGGTTGCTTGAAGTTCCCGGGTTCCTCCGGCAATCTGATAATGTTGTGATTGATTCTGCTTGTGATGAGCTAGGTTTGCGATTTACCCGATGCGAAGAACACCGGGATATCACACATGACTGGGGGTATCTCCTGCTTGCTGCAAGCTTCCTTGCACAGTCCGAAAAAGGGGCATCTCAGATCGCTGCGCTTTTAATAGCGCAAGCGTGTCTCTGCAATGAGAACCCGACCGAGGTTCAGCGAGATTCTGCTGCGTTGATACTTGATACCCTTGCGAATCATCCAGCCATTGAGTTGGCGGTTCAGCGTAACTTGCTTCGCCCTCTGTTTCAGTCACGTTTGCCGGGCGTCGCCCGTCTTGATTACTTCCGCCGTACCTACGAACAGTCGATTACCGTCCAGAACGAAAAATCATTGCGGGTGAATGCTTTCCAGAAAAGACTCTGGGAAGAGGTCCAGTCTCATGATTGGGTATCAGTTTCAGCCCCCACATCTGCCGGTAAGTCTTTCATTTTAGCTAGGTGGATTTGTGATTTGATGCGTTCTTTTTCTGTAGGTACCGTCGTTTACCTCGTCCCGACCAGGGCACTCATTAGTCAGGTGGAACGAGACCTTCGGAATTTGCTGGCTAGCGAAGGCTTAGGTGAGGTGTCGGTATCAGCACTACCCCTGTTTAAAGCTGATGATAGGGCTGATTTTATTAAAAGGCGTGTGTTTGTCTTTACGCAAGAGCGTCTTCATATTCTTCTTTCGATACAGCCAGAACTAACAGTTCAAGCCCTCATCGTGGACGAAGCTCACAAGGTGGGTGACCGTCAGCGGGGGGTGCTGCTACAAGACGTTATTGAGCGGCTAAGTTCTACAAGTCCTGCAATACGGGTGTTGTTCGCCAGTCCAATGACGAGCAACCCAGAATTATTGATGGCCGACGCGCGTGAAGGTACGTCAAAGAAGTCGGTTACGAGTGAATATGCCACAGTTATTCAGAATCTTTTTTGGGTGACGCAGCGCCTCTACAAGCCGAAGGTCTGGGATGTCTCGCTTTGCATGGCAGACCGCAGTGTTCTATTGGGGGAGATTGAGCTTAGCTCCAGACCTAGCGCAGAGAGCAAACGCTTGTCCTTTTTGGCTCATGCGGTTGGAGGCGATTCGCAAGGAAACGTCGTTTATGTGAATGGTGCCGCCGATGCAGAGAAGGCTGCTGGACAGCTTTACGACTTGATTGGCACCGATGTTGAAGGGGATTCAAAAAAGGATCTCCAGGCCTTAATTGAATTGGCGCAACACGGCGTTCACAAAAAATTTTCCTTAGTTACTTGTCTTCGGCGAGGCGTAGCGTTCCACTATGGCAATATGCCTTTGTTGATCCGGGAGGAAATTGAGCGTCTCTTTAGTGTTGGCACCATCAAGTACTTGGTGTGTACCTCGACCCTCATCGAGGGGGTCAACATGGCGTGCCGAAATGTATTCATGCGGGGACCAACCAAAGGGCGCGGGCACCCGTTGTCATCCGAAGACTTTTGGAACCTTGCGGGCCGGGCAGGAAGGTGGGGGAAAGAATTTCAAGGGAATATTTTCTGTATCGATCCTGATCGAAAGGACCTATGGGGCGAAGATGGTCCTCCTCGTAAACGAACGAGACAGCCTATTCAACGGACAACCGACGTTGTTCTGTCCGACCCGGCAGAACTCATTGAGTTCATAAGAGAACGTGCACCGCTCGACAAGGCAAAACGGCATCCGGAATTAGAGTATGTTTTCTCTTATTTGGCTGGGGCTCACGTTCGCTATGAGGGGCTTCGCAATGCTCCATGGTCTGATAGATATCCGCCGGATACCTTAGACCAGCTGGCAGAAACGGTGAAGCAAGCAGTTCATGGACTCGCCATCTGGCCTGAGATCATCTCGCGTAACCCTGGTATTAGCCCTTTCGCGCTTGATGAACTTCTTCAGTATTTCCGCGAGCGCCAGGGGGACGTCGAGGAACTGCTCCCCGCAGATCCTTCGAGCAACGATGCTGCTAAAGTCTACGCAGCCATCTTCGGAAGGCTGTGCCGGCGCGCGTGCCCAAACCTTGGCCCCGAAGGCGGTCGGGCGTTTATGCTGGCGTTGTTAGTCACGCGGTGGATGCGAGGTTTTCCGTTGGCTCGGCTTATTGAAGAAAGAATCAACTATCTCAAGAGCAAAGGCAATCTACCATCGGATGCCACTGAGATTAGGAGTGTAATGAATGAGGTTGAGCAGATTGCACGCTTTGAGGCACCGCGAGGGTTGAGCTGTTATTGCGATGTGTTGAAGCAGCACCTCCTCGAGATAGGTCGAGAGGATTTGATTGAGCAACTTCCACAATTTAACGTATTTTTGGAGCTGGGCGTAAGCCAGCAGACGCAGATTTCCCTGATCGGAATTGGGCTATCTAGGACCTCGACCATCGCTGTGTCAGAGCTGATAACAGCTGATACCCTGTCTGAGTCCGAGGTCCTTCAGTGGCTAATCGATAACGAAGAACTATGGCGTAATTTTTCGCTGCCTGCGCTGGTGAAAAAGGAAATTGAGCGTGTGCTAGCTCAGCGTAATTTTGCGACCTAG
- a CDS encoding DNA internalization-related competence protein ComEC/Rec2 — protein MFNRSGITHLVSISGMHVTSIAGIAGVLVAAAWRRARWRGVGLAEFTPSRVAGGAAAAVVALLYCLLAGWGVPARRTFFMLSVVLAAAMSRLPLTAGRVLACAGAGVVALDPWAPLSAGFWLSFGAVAILLRIADLPFDAEAGWRQRWASRLAQATRLQLLVTLGLTPLLAFLVYQVSVGSPLANAVAIPSVTFIVTPLALLCAALSVLPGGQAAAAWAAQVGLAAFDATMVPVVWVGNADWASFAVAAAPWPWLLLAVAGMVWALQARGWPARQLGWVCMLPLLCWRPDKPEPGHWRMSALDVGQGSAILVETATQTLLFDAGPRHYGGSDAGERVLAPFMQARGITALDVLVLSHADQDHVGGARAVLAAVPVRLSYASFDVAAFVRRDASVWPVAGPVSGKVPLRAPGQAAPGALPTLPDRMLRCRRDDAWEVDGVRFTFLHPANGGSGAPADKNADSCVLRVQGASHALLLTGDIGVAQERALVARGVERADVVLAPHHGSASSSGRDWVRAVQATHAIAQAGHLNRFRHPAPAVERRWLRAGAAFWRSDRDGAVMAESSARGLRVWSQRVEGARYWHGR, from the coding sequence ATCTTCAACCGCAGCGGCATTACGCATCTGGTGTCGATCAGCGGCATGCACGTGACGTCCATCGCGGGCATTGCGGGCGTGCTGGTGGCGGCGGCCTGGCGGCGCGCGCGATGGCGGGGCGTGGGCTTGGCGGAGTTCACGCCGTCGCGCGTAGCGGGTGGGGCGGCGGCGGCCGTGGTGGCCTTGCTGTACTGCCTGTTGGCGGGCTGGGGCGTGCCGGCGCGGCGCACGTTCTTCATGTTGTCGGTGGTGCTGGCGGCGGCGATGTCGCGGCTGCCGTTGACCGCGGGCAGGGTGTTGGCGTGCGCGGGGGCGGGCGTGGTGGCGCTGGATCCGTGGGCGCCGCTGTCGGCGGGGTTCTGGTTGTCGTTCGGGGCGGTGGCAATACTGCTGCGCATTGCCGACCTGCCGTTTGATGCCGAGGCCGGGTGGCGCCAGCGTTGGGCAAGCCGGCTTGCGCAGGCGACGCGCTTGCAGTTGCTGGTGACCTTGGGGCTGACGCCCTTGCTGGCGTTTCTGGTGTACCAGGTGTCGGTGGGCTCGCCGCTGGCCAATGCGGTGGCGATTCCGTCGGTGACGTTCATCGTGACGCCCTTGGCCTTGTTGTGCGCGGCGCTGTCGGTATTGCCTGGCGGGCAAGCGGCGGCGGCTTGGGCGGCGCAGGTGGGGCTGGCCGCTTTTGATGCCACGATGGTTCCGGTGGTGTGGGTAGGCAATGCGGACTGGGCCAGCTTTGCGGTGGCGGCCGCGCCCTGGCCGTGGCTGTTGTTGGCCGTGGCGGGCATGGTCTGGGCCCTGCAGGCACGCGGATGGCCGGCGCGGCAATTGGGTTGGGTGTGCATGCTGCCGTTGCTGTGCTGGCGGCCGGACAAGCCCGAGCCAGGCCATTGGCGCATGAGCGCGCTGGACGTGGGGCAGGGCAGCGCCATCCTGGTCGAGACGGCGACGCAGACATTGCTGTTCGATGCGGGGCCGCGTCATTACGGCGGCAGCGATGCGGGCGAGCGGGTGCTGGCGCCGTTCATGCAGGCGCGCGGCATTACCGCGCTGGATGTGCTGGTGCTGTCGCACGCCGACCAGGACCATGTGGGCGGTGCGCGCGCGGTGCTGGCGGCGGTGCCGGTGCGGTTGAGTTATGCGTCGTTTGATGTGGCGGCTTTCGTGCGACGCGATGCCAGTGTGTGGCCGGTGGCTGGGCCGGTGAGTGGGAAGGTGCCGTTGCGGGCACCGGGCCAAGCCGCGCCCGGCGCACTTCCCACGCTGCCCGATCGCATGTTGCGCTGCCGCCGCGATGACGCGTGGGAGGTGGACGGCGTGCGGTTCACATTTCTGCATCCCGCCAACGGCGGCAGCGGCGCGCCGGCAGACAAGAACGCCGACAGTTGCGTGCTGCGCGTGCAGGGCGCCAGCCATGCGCTGCTGCTGACGGGCGATATCGGCGTGGCGCAGGAACGCGCACTGGTGGCGCGCGGGGTGGAGCGGGCTGACGTGGTGCTGGCTCCGCATCATGGGTCGGCGTCGTCATCCGGACGGGATTGGGTGCGTGCGGTACAGGCCACTCATGCGATAGCCCAGGCCGGCCATTTGAACCGCTTTCGTCATCCCGCTCCGGCGGTGGAACGACGCTGGCTACGCGCGGGCGCGGCGTTCTGGCGTAGCGACCGGGATGGCGCGGTGATGGCGGAATCCAGCGCGCGCGGGCTACGGGTGTGGTCGCAGCGGGTTGAGGGCGCGAGGTATTGGCATGGGCGATGA
- a CDS encoding site-specific DNA-methyltransferase, with the protein MPTLNWIGKEAVETHHKEVPFRLLESVPDLSCGDAESGNLIVQGDNLHALKALLPRYAGQVKCIYIDPPYNTGNEGWVYNDNVNSPEIRKWLGEVVGKEGETLDRHDRWLCMMYPRLVLLKQFLREDGAIFVSIDDNELGNLQALMREIFGTGNEVATIVWEKGKKGDSKLVSVTHEYIVAFARNKSLLKARKVKWRRKKPGVEEVLEFYDDLRKKHGDDHTIIRKEMMAWYRAMPKTDPRKAHKHYNWSDKRGLYFAADFAGPDDGRENRPRYPILHPTTQQPCAMPSTGWRWEEDTTKAALADDPPRIHFGKDHTTIPNRKSYLFEIDEEPMMSVFYKDGRAATLEVESLLGAGAFPFPKDSEVIADLVGMVTEPGDIVLDSFGGSGTTAHAVLRKNQHLKKPLNFILVEIDSNTAETKTRTRIKKAIEGYTPLVGKKKTPVPGLGGGFQYFRLSEEPLFQADGKIRSTVSYDQLAEFVWFMETGVGLAESALIIAQHRTPYLGTHKGRAIFLLYNGILKDSSEDGGNVLNGRSLAYLNEVLSGFDGPKVVYGARTRFDKSKLAKLGITFHQLPYELAVKTWF; encoded by the coding sequence ATGCCAACATTGAACTGGATTGGGAAAGAGGCTGTTGAAACTCATCACAAGGAGGTGCCATTCCGTTTGTTGGAATCAGTACCTGACCTGTCGTGTGGTGATGCGGAAAGCGGAAATTTAATTGTCCAAGGAGACAATCTCCATGCATTGAAAGCGCTGCTGCCTCGGTATGCAGGGCAGGTCAAATGCATCTACATTGACCCGCCCTACAACACGGGGAATGAGGGTTGGGTCTACAACGACAATGTGAACAGCCCTGAGATAAGGAAATGGCTTGGAGAGGTTGTAGGCAAAGAAGGGGAAACCTTAGATCGTCATGATCGGTGGTTGTGCATGATGTATCCCCGCCTGGTGCTTCTTAAGCAGTTTCTGCGGGAAGACGGCGCAATTTTCGTTTCTATTGATGATAACGAGCTTGGAAACCTGCAAGCTCTCATGCGTGAGATATTTGGGACAGGCAACGAGGTCGCTACCATCGTTTGGGAAAAAGGTAAGAAGGGCGACTCAAAGCTTGTATCTGTGACCCATGAATACATTGTGGCTTTCGCTCGAAACAAGTCTTTACTGAAAGCTCGCAAAGTCAAATGGAGGCGTAAGAAGCCTGGTGTTGAAGAGGTTTTAGAGTTTTATGATGACCTGCGAAAGAAGCATGGCGATGACCACACCATTATCCGTAAGGAGATGATGGCTTGGTATCGCGCGATGCCAAAAACGGATCCTAGGAAGGCGCATAAACACTACAACTGGTCCGACAAGCGCGGCCTCTACTTCGCGGCTGATTTCGCTGGGCCAGATGACGGTCGGGAAAATAGACCTAGATACCCCATACTGCATCCGACTACCCAGCAGCCGTGCGCAATGCCTTCAACTGGGTGGCGCTGGGAGGAAGACACCACAAAGGCGGCTCTAGCCGACGATCCCCCACGAATTCATTTCGGTAAGGACCATACGACTATTCCTAATCGAAAGAGCTACCTCTTCGAGATCGACGAGGAGCCAATGATGAGCGTTTTCTATAAGGATGGAAGGGCTGCGACTCTGGAAGTGGAGTCCTTATTAGGCGCAGGGGCTTTTCCATTTCCAAAGGACTCAGAGGTAATTGCTGATTTGGTTGGGATGGTTACCGAGCCTGGCGACATCGTCTTGGATAGCTTTGGCGGTTCTGGAACGACGGCGCACGCGGTGCTCCGCAAGAACCAACATTTGAAAAAGCCACTAAATTTCATTTTGGTTGAGATCGACAGTAACACGGCAGAAACCAAAACAAGGACGCGGATCAAAAAGGCAATTGAGGGGTATACCCCTCTGGTTGGAAAGAAGAAGACGCCGGTTCCTGGCCTGGGTGGAGGCTTTCAGTATTTCCGCCTATCGGAGGAGCCCTTATTCCAAGCTGATGGAAAAATACGCTCAACCGTATCCTACGACCAGCTAGCGGAATTTGTATGGTTTATGGAGACCGGAGTTGGACTTGCGGAATCTGCGCTGATCATTGCACAACATCGCACCCCCTACCTTGGCACGCACAAGGGGCGGGCTATCTTCTTGCTCTATAACGGTATCCTGAAGGATAGCTCGGAGGACGGAGGCAATGTCCTTAATGGCCGGTCATTGGCTTATCTAAATGAGGTGCTTTCTGGGTTTGATGGGCCAAAAGTTGTCTATGGAGCCCGTACTCGCTTCGACAAATCAAAGCTGGCAAAACTTGGCATAACCTTCCACCAGCTCCCCTATGAATTGGCGGTTAAAACATGGTTCTAA